The following are from one region of the Rhipicephalus microplus isolate Deutch F79 chromosome 1, USDA_Rmic, whole genome shotgun sequence genome:
- the LOC119160131 gene encoding uncharacterized protein LOC119160131, giving the protein MSLFLAEGSVPTSDIDTAQSVIANIRLILEAGLAVLPEAERKKASAKLREIEDVIQVPDDFHDDALLERHYASLPMFRSPFIRSYLSTLSGRAARAKASLHRPVSTARRMTHRLPMLATKPLLLPFYGLLFVPVASMMPPILVRESPEATYASLGHFVARELISALHLSASGAARNGLLVNRRFSAVVSDTIACLRRSPPSQTHRQLGAAANRQIEEVFADVVGLQAAMGALRVAAPGYRMLAPTTVLQNWTSAQLFYLSACFKWCAFATKKVDGTVGSHRERCNVPIAEEPGFLTAFNCSASSRMARERKGCFQHVPINRSFQSTNEPRFT; this is encoded by the exons ATGTCGTTGTTTCTTGCCG AAGGAAGCGTTCCAACGTCAGACATAGACACAGCACAATCTGTAATAGCTAACATACGCTTGATTCTGGAGGCGGGCCTTGCTGTACTTCCAGAAGCCGAGAGAAAGAAGGCCTCGGCAAAGCTTCGTGAGATTGAAGATGTCATTC AGGTACCCGATGACTTTCACGACGACGCTCTGCTCGAGAGGCATTACGCGTCACTACCCATGTTCCGGTCACCCTTCATCCGCTCATACCTGTCTACGCTCAGTGGGCGGGCCGCCCGAGCTAAGGCGTCGCTACATCGCCCAGTTTCCACGGCACGCCGCATGACACACCGCCTACCCATGCTGGCGACCAAACCACTACTGCTTCCATTTTACGGCCTGCTGTTCGTGCCCGTAGCATCCATGATGCCGCCAATCCTGGTGCGCGAATCGCCGGAGGCGACGTACGCCTCCCTGGGCCACTTTGTGGCTCGCGAGCTCATCTCCGCGTTGCATCTGTCAGCTTCGGGAGCAGCTCGCAACGGCCTTTTGGTCAACAGGCGTTTTTCTGCCGTGGTCTCCGACACCATCGCTTGCCTCCGCCGGTCGCCACCGTCCCAGACGCACCGTCAACTTGGAGCAGCGGCGAACCGGCAAATCGAGGAGGTGTTCGCGGACGTTGTGGGCCTGCAAGCGGCGATGGGCGCGCTCCGAGTGGCGGCGCCGGGTTACAGGATGCTGGCGCCGACGACGGTGTTGCAGAATTGGACGAGTGCGCAGCTCTTTTATCTGAGCGCATGTTTCAAGTGGTGCGCGTTTGCTACGAAAAAAGTGGACGGCACAGTTGGTTCGCACCGCGAGCGCTGCAATGTGCCTATCGCTGAGGAACCTGGCTTCTTGACGGCCTTCAACTGCAGCGCCAGTTCGAGAATGGCTCGTGAGCGAAAGGGCTGCTTTCAGCACGTTCCTATCAATCGTTCGTTCCAATCCACGAACGAACCAAGGTTTACCTAA
- the LOC142767240 gene encoding uncharacterized protein LOC142767240, translating to MTVTEKVGRALATCLGEHESEHDHSNVVAQLLHSLGIDWPSLKAVANRTRTFNFLQVFLTLSQNMGLPLFFQFLPEMSLRRRNRTVLTLSPGWLQTSLADNRSVSRALLLAALYGRDDLSQRLEHVHRRMALAAAALHQSAQNQAPYYSTVEGVAGFSKYLPPADVLLAMINLNFPGKNQSRNREQPPNSRLLAQARQKGSDDYDIIITSCTISERSGSDDIVV from the exons ATGACAGTGACTGAGAAGGTTGGTCGTGCTCTGGCCACGTGTCTCGGTGAGCACGAGTCCGAGCACGACCACAGCAACGTAGTGGCGCAGCTGCTGCACTCGCTGGGCATCGACTGGCCTTCCTTGAAGGCTGTCGCAAACCGGACGCGCACGTTCAACTTCCTCCAGGTCTTCCTCACGCTGTCGCAGAACATGGGCCTGCCCCTTTTCTTCCAG TTTCTTCCCGAGATGAGCCTTCGGCGTCGCAACCGCACGGTGCTGACGCTGTCGCCGGGCTGGCTGCAGACGTCGCTGGCCGATAACCGGAGCGTCTCCCGCGCATTGTTGCTCGCCGCCCTGTACGGTCGCGACGACCTTTCTCAGCGGCTCGAGCACGTGCATCGGCGCATGGCGCTCGCCGCGGCAGCCCTCCACCAGAGTGCTCAGAACCAGGCACCCTATTACAGCACAGTGGAAGGAGTGGCCGGCTTCAGCAAATACCTGCCACCTGCCGACGTTCTTCTGGCCATGATCAATCTCAACTTTCCCGGGAAGAACCAG TCCCGGAATCGCGAGCAGCCGCCGAATAGCAGACTGCTGGCGCAAGCGCGGCAGAAGGGCAGTGACGACTATGACATCATCATTACTAGCTGCACCATCTCGGAGCGCAGCGGTAGTGATGACATCGTGGTCTAA